One genomic window of Halolamina sediminis includes the following:
- a CDS encoding DUF7331 family protein, translated as MPDESGLPEVASEPVEPADDGFETVESYEVDGGVVLYDAEAPLAWLRSDAAVSLADRR; from the coding sequence ATGCCCGACGAGAGCGGCCTGCCGGAGGTGGCATCGGAGCCGGTCGAACCCGCCGACGACGGTTTCGAGACGGTGGAGTCCTACGAGGTCGACGGCGGCGTCGTCCTCTACGACGCCGAGGCGCCGCTTGCGTGGCTCCGGAGCGACGCGGCGGTGTCGCTCGCGGATCGACGCTGA
- a CDS encoding GtrA family protein — protein MRGIPDELLVPGRFGQFVSVGAVGAVFDLTTSSVLTAGLGVPPEIAKLVGAEVAILVMFVVNERWTFAGHGDEGVGATLRRLLKSNLVRSGGVAVQVGIVAGLTRLPIALSAFGVDLWELATFPIAIGCSLLLNYVLESLFTWRVTAD, from the coding sequence GTGAGAGGGATCCCGGACGAGCTGCTGGTGCCGGGGCGGTTCGGCCAGTTCGTCTCGGTCGGCGCCGTCGGCGCCGTATTCGACCTCACGACCAGTTCGGTGCTGACCGCCGGGCTGGGCGTCCCGCCGGAGATCGCGAAGCTGGTCGGCGCCGAAGTGGCGATCCTCGTGATGTTCGTCGTCAACGAGCGCTGGACGTTCGCCGGCCACGGCGACGAGGGCGTCGGCGCGACCCTCCGCCGGCTGTTGAAGTCGAACCTCGTGCGTAGCGGCGGCGTCGCCGTGCAGGTCGGCATCGTCGCGGGGCTGACGCGCCTACCCATCGCGCTCTCGGCGTTCGGCGTCGATCTCTGGGAGCTGGCGACGTTTCCGATCGCGATCGGCTGTTCGCTGCTGTTGAACTACGTACTCGAGAGCCTGTTCACCTGGCGCGTCACCGCCGACTGA
- a CDS encoding DUF7322 domain-containing protein, translating to MSDDDPVETFVEETFDGEDDGVSVPETRDMEDELHQRAGTNAGGEEDLTEVDSETATAFWGAVIYVNAGVLLIALGPTVYALRGYPLVSAGLVAGGMLALVRAYWVYRQFAADDGAESDEDGDAADHDEDGEVVDDGDT from the coding sequence GTGAGCGACGACGACCCCGTCGAGACGTTCGTCGAGGAGACGTTCGACGGCGAGGACGACGGGGTTTCCGTCCCGGAGACGCGGGACATGGAGGACGAACTCCACCAACGGGCCGGAACGAACGCCGGCGGTGAAGAGGACCTGACAGAGGTCGACTCCGAGACGGCGACCGCCTTCTGGGGCGCGGTGATCTACGTCAACGCCGGCGTGTTGCTGATCGCGCTCGGCCCGACGGTGTACGCGCTCCGTGGCTACCCCCTCGTCTCGGCGGGGCTGGTCGCCGGCGGGATGCTGGCGCTGGTACGTGCGTACTGGGTGTACCGGCAGTTCGCTGCCGACGACGGGGCGGAGTCCGACGAGGACGGCGACGCTGCGGATCACGACGAGGACGGCGAAGTCGTCGACGACGGCGACACGTGA
- a CDS encoding DNA polymerase domain-containing protein, which translates to MSESEQRGLGEFEAPDEGRPDEEAAVVAGDAGQTVSEVVDAADLKFPDSEGVVELKVSQVDYTIEGSGPEEYPVVHVFGRTADNEPEHVRVLGVEPYFYVPTENVEDRALTEEYDPILDTREEDPSGERFESIRGRPLTKVIGRTPRDVGQMRDDFEEHYEADILFPNRFLIDKDVSAGLQVPERRLDDGRIQVRYDDEELVAVDAPTDADLRVNTFDIEVDDRSGFPEDGEEPIVCLTSHDSYDDEYVVWLFDAPDAEVDAPEVLDEYEQIADSGSVDVRVFDEEPAMLDAFVEYIEETNPDVLTGWNFEDFDMPYVLDRLEMVDPSTEYDLDIDRLSRVDEVWRSDWGGPDVKGRVVFDLLYGYKQIVIKELESFRLDAIGERELDVGKEHYSGDIGDLWEQDPEQLLEYNLRDVELCVEIDRKQSVIAFWDEVRSFVGCKLEDAPTAGDAVDMYVLHKAYGEFGLPSKGQQEAAEEFEGGAVFEPISGVKENVTVLDLKCFSGDTDVLTPEGPRNIQELSVDDEIYTLNPDTFECEVKPVAETHSYENSFGELHHLSGNTHDFKITENHRFLASKKRGWDQQDPDDFEFAEYRKFTNTERFAFPNHQPMDGRTPSTFDLIDEVDGGNVVVYSDDDLSIFRAAMPDAVQTELDLAYGSSEAMGLQQKVGKYLLPLERYREHQEVVNEHAADIFLKFDRGHRETPVSFEMSNWLELLGWYVTEGSLDRAAGRFTLHQNDDNGRERIQALLDEMEINYNVDERGVNVSNVYLLEWLSEHCGEGYADKQLPEWVFDLDGELLRRLLDTLVAGDGSTTDSGLQKFWTKSDHLKEAVVDIAVRCGEKPTVTKQNDGTWYVSIGKQGSFQKSTNAAVESHDGDVYCVTAEDNHVVLAGRNGHYQWVGQSLYPMSMATINSSPETKVDPDEFDGETYRAPDGTHFRKEPDGIMREMIDELLTEREEKKTLRDQHEPDSEAYERYDRQQGGVKVIMNCFTPDTDVLTPEGVRNIRDLEVGDEVYSLDPDTEEMEIKPVEDTHSYPDYEGELVDIETSKIDFSVTPNHRMLVRKNETNGITEDGFSFVEAGDLDRATNYELPHGWSTEHGDDLDTVDLVDYLEGKYEVWVRPEVHGHTFAAELGYYPETVLKNDAGEEGYVFDAEEYEEHREYIESVCERTFVHRESGRKWIPRTFDGDDFLDLLAWYITEGNVYTSEEKEFDGKLRGSATTVKIAQQPAVTDGGDGDHAVIGDLLDRMGFDYYADENGYQFTSRLLGETLERLCGGDSFEKRIPEFVFDLSERQKRRFLDTLVDGDGDRQPNSWRYTTSSERLRDDVLRLCTHLGLTANYGKNGGSWRIYVDEGAKNTLRMHRSGSTSTADDGVYCVTVADNHSLLAGRNGTFQFVGQSLYGVSGWDRFRLYDTEGAAAVTATGREVIEFTETAAEEIGHEVAYGDTDSVMLSLGEQISKDDAIDQSFAIEEHINERYDDFAREELDADSHRFEIEFEKLYRRFFQAGKKKRYAGHIVWKEGKDVDDIDITGFEYKRSDIAPVTKRVQKEVIDMIVRGGELDDVKEYLHDEITTFEEGEADLDEVGIPGGIGKRLDAYDTDTAQVRGAKYANLLLGTNFQRGSKPKRLYLKKVHPEFWRRMENEQGFDPQTDPLYREFKRDPDVICYEYAEEVPEEFEVDWPKMLDKTLKGPIERVIEALGLSWDEVKSGQEQTGLGQWG; encoded by the coding sequence ATGAGCGAGAGCGAGCAGCGGGGCCTCGGCGAGTTCGAGGCCCCCGACGAGGGCCGACCGGACGAGGAGGCGGCCGTCGTCGCCGGGGACGCCGGACAGACAGTCAGCGAGGTAGTCGACGCCGCGGACCTGAAGTTCCCCGACAGCGAGGGCGTCGTCGAACTGAAAGTCTCGCAGGTGGACTACACCATCGAGGGCTCGGGGCCAGAGGAGTATCCCGTCGTCCACGTGTTCGGCCGGACCGCCGATAACGAGCCCGAACACGTCCGCGTGCTCGGAGTGGAGCCGTACTTCTACGTCCCGACGGAGAACGTCGAAGATCGGGCGCTGACCGAAGAGTACGATCCGATCCTCGACACCCGCGAGGAGGACCCCAGCGGCGAGCGCTTCGAGTCGATCCGTGGGCGCCCGCTGACGAAGGTGATCGGCCGCACGCCCCGGGATGTGGGGCAGATGCGCGACGACTTCGAGGAGCACTACGAGGCCGACATCCTGTTCCCCAACCGCTTTTTGATCGACAAGGACGTGAGCGCCGGGCTGCAGGTGCCCGAGCGACGGCTGGACGACGGCCGGATTCAGGTGCGCTACGACGACGAAGAGCTAGTCGCCGTCGACGCGCCGACCGACGCGGACCTCCGGGTGAACACGTTCGACATCGAGGTCGACGACCGCTCCGGCTTCCCCGAGGACGGCGAAGAGCCGATCGTCTGTCTCACCTCTCACGACTCCTACGACGACGAGTACGTCGTCTGGCTGTTCGACGCGCCAGACGCCGAGGTGGACGCCCCCGAAGTGCTCGACGAGTACGAGCAGATCGCCGATTCCGGCAGCGTCGACGTGCGCGTGTTCGACGAGGAGCCCGCGATGCTCGACGCGTTCGTCGAGTACATCGAGGAGACGAACCCGGACGTGCTCACCGGCTGGAACTTCGAGGACTTCGACATGCCCTACGTGCTGGATCGGCTGGAGATGGTCGACCCCAGCACCGAGTACGATCTGGACATCGATCGGCTCTCCCGGGTGGACGAGGTGTGGCGCTCGGACTGGGGCGGTCCGGACGTGAAGGGCCGAGTCGTGTTCGACCTGCTGTACGGCTACAAGCAGATCGTCATCAAGGAACTGGAGTCGTTCCGCCTCGACGCCATCGGCGAGCGCGAACTCGACGTTGGCAAGGAGCACTACTCCGGCGATATCGGCGACCTCTGGGAGCAGGACCCCGAACAGCTGCTGGAGTACAACCTCCGGGACGTGGAACTCTGCGTCGAGATCGACCGCAAGCAGTCCGTGATCGCGTTCTGGGACGAGGTGCGATCGTTCGTCGGCTGTAAGCTGGAGGACGCGCCGACCGCGGGCGACGCCGTCGACATGTACGTGCTGCACAAGGCCTACGGCGAGTTCGGGCTGCCGTCGAAGGGCCAGCAGGAGGCCGCCGAGGAGTTCGAAGGTGGGGCGGTGTTCGAGCCGATTTCGGGCGTGAAGGAGAACGTCACGGTGCTCGACCTGAAGTGTTTCAGCGGCGACACCGACGTACTGACGCCTGAAGGACCGCGAAACATTCAGGAACTGAGCGTCGACGACGAGATTTACACGCTGAACCCCGACACGTTCGAGTGCGAGGTGAAGCCGGTCGCGGAGACGCACAGCTACGAGAACTCTTTCGGGGAGTTGCACCACCTGAGCGGCAACACGCATGACTTCAAGATAACCGAGAACCACCGGTTCCTCGCCTCGAAGAAGCGCGGCTGGGACCAACAGGACCCGGACGACTTCGAGTTCGCCGAGTACCGTAAGTTCACCAACACCGAGCGGTTCGCCTTCCCGAACCACCAGCCGATGGACGGTCGCACACCGTCGACGTTCGACCTCATCGACGAGGTTGACGGGGGGAACGTCGTCGTCTACTCCGACGACGACCTCAGTATCTTCCGAGCAGCGATGCCCGACGCAGTCCAGACGGAGCTAGATCTCGCGTACGGAAGTTCCGAGGCGATGGGCCTACAACAGAAAGTCGGGAAGTACCTGCTCCCGCTCGAGCGCTATCGAGAGCATCAGGAGGTCGTCAACGAGCACGCCGCCGACATCTTCCTCAAGTTCGATCGAGGACACCGAGAGACGCCCGTCTCCTTCGAGATGTCGAACTGGCTGGAACTACTTGGCTGGTACGTAACCGAGGGCAGTCTCGACCGAGCAGCCGGTCGGTTCACCCTCCATCAGAACGACGACAACGGTCGGGAACGAATTCAGGCGCTCCTCGACGAGATGGAGATCAACTACAACGTCGACGAACGGGGAGTCAACGTCTCCAACGTCTACCTCCTCGAGTGGTTGAGCGAACACTGTGGGGAGGGGTACGCCGACAAGCAGCTACCAGAATGGGTGTTCGATCTCGACGGCGAGCTCCTCCGAAGGCTGCTCGATACGCTCGTCGCCGGCGACGGCAGTACCACCGACTCCGGACTCCAAAAGTTCTGGACAAAGAGTGATCACCTGAAGGAGGCCGTCGTCGACATCGCGGTTCGGTGTGGTGAGAAGCCGACGGTCACGAAGCAGAACGACGGAACGTGGTACGTCTCCATCGGCAAGCAGGGGTCCTTCCAGAAGTCCACGAACGCGGCGGTCGAGTCCCACGATGGGGACGTGTACTGCGTCACCGCCGAGGACAACCACGTCGTGCTCGCGGGACGGAACGGTCACTACCAGTGGGTCGGGCAGTCACTCTACCCGATGTCGATGGCGACGATCAACTCCTCGCCGGAGACGAAGGTCGACCCCGACGAGTTCGACGGCGAGACCTACCGCGCACCGGATGGCACCCACTTCCGGAAGGAGCCCGACGGCATCATGCGCGAGATGATCGACGAGCTCCTCACCGAGCGCGAGGAGAAGAAGACACTGCGCGACCAGCACGAGCCCGATTCCGAGGCGTACGAGCGCTACGACCGGCAGCAGGGTGGGGTGAAGGTGATCATGAACTGCTTCACGCCCGACACCGACGTGCTGACGCCCGAGGGCGTCCGGAACATCCGCGACCTCGAAGTCGGCGACGAGGTGTACTCGCTGGACCCCGACACCGAGGAAATGGAGATCAAGCCGGTCGAGGATACCCACTCCTACCCCGACTACGAGGGCGAGTTGGTCGACATCGAGACGAGCAAGATCGACTTCAGCGTCACGCCGAACCACCGGATGCTCGTCCGGAAGAACGAGACAAACGGTATCACCGAGGACGGCTTCAGCTTCGTCGAGGCGGGGGATCTCGACCGGGCAACGAACTACGAACTCCCCCACGGCTGGTCGACCGAGCACGGCGACGACCTCGACACCGTCGATCTCGTGGACTACCTCGAAGGGAAGTACGAGGTCTGGGTCCGACCGGAGGTCCACGGCCACACGTTCGCCGCGGAGCTTGGCTACTACCCGGAGACGGTGCTGAAGAACGACGCCGGCGAGGAGGGGTACGTGTTCGACGCCGAGGAGTACGAGGAACACCGCGAGTACATCGAGTCCGTCTGCGAGCGAACCTTCGTCCACCGCGAGTCCGGCCGGAAGTGGATCCCGCGAACGTTCGACGGCGACGACTTCCTCGACCTGTTGGCGTGGTACATCACCGAGGGCAACGTCTACACGTCCGAGGAGAAGGAGTTCGACGGAAAGCTCCGTGGCTCGGCGACGACGGTCAAGATCGCCCAGCAGCCGGCAGTCACCGACGGCGGGGACGGCGACCACGCCGTCATCGGCGACCTGCTCGACCGGATGGGGTTCGACTACTACGCCGACGAGAACGGCTACCAGTTCACATCCCGCCTGCTGGGCGAGACGCTCGAACGGCTCTGTGGCGGCGACAGCTTCGAAAAACGGATCCCGGAGTTCGTGTTCGACCTCAGCGAGCGCCAGAAGCGGCGGTTCCTCGACACGCTGGTCGATGGCGACGGTGACCGGCAGCCGAACTCCTGGCGCTACACCACGTCCAGCGAACGGCTCCGCGACGACGTGCTCCGCCTCTGTACCCACCTCGGGCTGACCGCGAACTACGGGAAAAACGGCGGGTCGTGGCGGATCTACGTCGACGAGGGCGCGAAGAACACGCTCCGGATGCACCGGAGTGGGTCGACGAGTACGGCCGACGACGGCGTCTACTGCGTGACCGTCGCGGACAATCACAGCCTGTTGGCCGGGCGGAACGGGACGTTCCAGTTCGTCGGGCAGTCGCTGTACGGCGTGTCGGGGTGGGATCGCTTCCGGCTCTACGACACCGAGGGGGCCGCCGCCGTGACGGCGACGGGGCGGGAGGTGATCGAGTTCACCGAGACCGCCGCCGAGGAGATCGGACACGAAGTGGCATATGGCGACACCGACTCGGTTATGTTGTCCCTTGGAGAACAGATTTCCAAAGACGACGCCATCGACCAGTCCTTCGCCATCGAGGAGCACATCAACGAGCGCTACGACGACTTCGCCCGCGAGGAGCTCGACGCCGACTCCCACCGCTTCGAGATCGAGTTCGAGAAGCTCTACCGGCGGTTCTTCCAGGCCGGCAAGAAGAAGCGCTACGCCGGCCACATCGTCTGGAAGGAGGGGAAGGACGTCGACGACATCGACATCACGGGGTTCGAGTACAAGCGCTCGGACATCGCCCCCGTCACCAAGCGCGTCCAGAAGGAGGTGATCGACATGATCGTCCGCGGCGGCGAACTCGACGACGTGAAGGAGTATCTCCACGACGAGATCACCACCTTCGAGGAGGGTGAGGCCGACTTAGACGAGGTCGGAATCCCCGGCGGAATCGGGAAGCGGTTGGACGCTTACGACACCGACACCGCCCAAGTTCGCGGGGCGAAGTACGCGAACCTCCTGCTCGGGACCAACTTCCAGCGCGGCTCCAAGCCCAAGCGGCTCTACCTGAAGAAGGTCCACCCCGAGTTCTGGCGGCGCATGGAGAACGAGCAGGGGTTCGACCCCCAGACCGACCCGCTCTACCGCGAGTTCAAGCGCGACCCCGACGTGATCTGTTACGAGTACGCCGAGGAGGTGCCCGAGGAGTTCGAGGTCGACTGGCCGAAGATGCTGGACAAGACGCTGAAGGGGCCGATCGAGCGCGTGATCGAGGCGCTGGGGCTCTCCTGGGACGAGGTCAAATCCGGACAGGAACAGACCGGGCTCGGGCAGTGGGGCTGA
- a CDS encoding aminotransferase class IV, translating into MTDDSDGDANLLYHVDGDLRPADAATVSVEDRGFQYGDAAFETLRAYGGDVFGWNAHADRLAETCDLLAIDHGLSRDELYGRIRAALDANDLDDAYVRLSISRGVQPGKLDPDLEADPTVVIVVKPLPRGGLDGESVWDGSATLRTVSTQRIPDAAVPARAKTHNYLNGILARLELRGTDADEAVMLDAAGHVAEGATSNVFAVDGDGLLTPALSGPVLPGITRATVMDIAEEEGIPVREVTIGPDALRSAEELFCTNSTWEIRPVESVDGASVGGGPVTELLARRYRERVEEAFY; encoded by the coding sequence ATGACCGACGACAGCGACGGTGACGCGAACTTGCTGTACCACGTCGACGGCGACCTCCGCCCGGCCGACGCAGCGACCGTCTCCGTCGAGGATCGCGGGTTCCAGTACGGCGACGCCGCCTTCGAGACGCTGCGGGCCTACGGGGGCGACGTGTTCGGCTGGAACGCCCACGCCGACCGGCTCGCGGAGACCTGCGACCTGCTCGCGATCGACCACGGGCTATCTCGCGACGAGCTTTACGGCCGTATCCGGGCGGCCCTCGACGCCAACGACCTCGACGACGCGTACGTCCGGCTCTCGATCTCGCGGGGCGTCCAACCGGGGAAGCTCGACCCCGACCTCGAGGCCGATCCGACGGTCGTGATCGTCGTCAAGCCGCTCCCACGTGGCGGGCTCGACGGCGAGTCCGTCTGGGACGGCTCGGCGACGCTTCGGACCGTCTCCACCCAGCGAATCCCGGACGCCGCCGTGCCCGCGCGGGCGAAGACCCACAACTACCTGAACGGGATTCTCGCCCGCCTCGAACTCCGCGGCACCGACGCCGACGAGGCGGTGATGCTCGACGCGGCGGGCCACGTCGCCGAGGGCGCGACGAGCAACGTGTTCGCGGTTGACGGCGACGGCCTGCTCACGCCGGCGCTCTCGGGGCCGGTGCTGCCCGGCATCACCCGGGCGACGGTGATGGATATCGCCGAGGAGGAAGGGATCCCCGTCAGGGAGGTGACCATCGGCCCGGACGCGCTCCGCAGCGCGGAGGAACTGTTCTGCACCAACTCGACGTGGGAGATCCGTCCCGTCGAGAGCGTCGACGGCGCGAGCGTCGGCGGCGGGCCGGTGACGGAACTGCTCGCCCGGCGCTACCGCGAGCGCGTCGAGGAGGCGTTCTACTAG
- a CDS encoding glycosyltransferase: MSRSVGVVVPAYRPDVDRLARYVRDLDERLDPTALRIELDDPAPGDPESLADLPATVHVADRRRGKGAAITEGFDALDTDVLAFADADGSTPADSVAAVIDPVASGEFDLAAGSRRHPDATVQSHQKTLRRFLGDAFAWLARQLLDPNLYDYQCGAKAVSANFWSRLRRHLTESGFAWDIELLAIAGALGGRIAEVPVVWEDQPESTVDPVSDTLSMFTGLLTARHRAKAVRGDRLHELLAARIDRPLLIERGGQ, from the coding sequence ATGTCTCGCTCCGTCGGCGTGGTGGTCCCCGCCTACCGGCCGGACGTGGACCGCCTCGCGCGCTACGTGCGCGACCTCGACGAGCGGCTCGACCCCACCGCGCTGCGTATCGAACTCGACGACCCTGCACCGGGCGACCCGGAGTCGCTGGCCGACCTCCCGGCGACGGTGCACGTCGCCGACCGCCGGCGCGGGAAGGGCGCCGCGATCACCGAGGGGTTCGACGCGCTCGACACCGACGTACTGGCGTTTGCCGACGCCGACGGCTCGACGCCCGCCGACTCCGTTGCAGCCGTCATCGATCCCGTCGCCTCGGGGGAGTTCGACCTCGCGGCGGGCTCGCGGCGCCACCCCGACGCGACGGTGCAGTCCCACCAGAAGACCTTGCGGCGCTTCCTCGGCGACGCGTTCGCGTGGCTGGCCCGCCAGCTGCTCGATCCGAACCTCTACGACTACCAGTGTGGCGCGAAGGCCGTGTCGGCGAACTTCTGGTCGCGGCTGCGGCGCCACCTCACCGAGTCCGGGTTCGCGTGGGACATCGAACTGCTCGCGATCGCGGGCGCGCTCGGGGGGCGGATCGCCGAGGTGCCGGTGGTGTGGGAGGATCAGCCCGAGTCGACGGTCGACCCCGTCAGCGACACGCTCTCGATGTTCACCGGGCTGTTGACCGCGCGCCACCGCGCGAAGGCAGTTCGGGGGGATCGACTCCACGAGCTGCTGGCGGCACGGATCGACCGACCTCTGTTGATCGAGCGGGGTGGGCAGTGA
- a CDS encoding DUF7346 family protein, whose amino-acid sequence MRTVETPDGQRHLLLSRSEGTARVRDPATGEERTVDADALEPLGDGALTVAAAGVPEPVRRVMTAVHDERALGVLVTLVDAGPTAVVDLLSYSGLCESDFNGLFGELRAAGLVTPCQVAGERGYEATETAEEAVALLRDDA is encoded by the coding sequence ATGCGAACGGTCGAGACACCCGACGGGCAGCGCCACCTGTTGCTCTCACGCTCAGAGGGGACGGCACGGGTTCGTGACCCCGCGACCGGCGAGGAGCGAACGGTCGACGCGGACGCGCTGGAACCGCTCGGGGACGGGGCGTTGACCGTCGCCGCCGCCGGCGTCCCCGAACCGGTCCGGCGGGTCATGACGGCGGTTCACGACGAGCGCGCGCTTGGCGTGCTGGTGACCCTCGTCGACGCCGGCCCGACCGCAGTCGTCGACCTCCTTTCGTACTCGGGACTGTGTGAGAGTGACTTCAACGGCCTGTTCGGCGAGCTCCGCGCGGCGGGGCTGGTCACGCCGTGTCAGGTCGCCGGGGAGCGGGGCTACGAGGCGACCGAAACCGCCGAAGAGGCGGTCGCGCTGCTACGCGACGACGCCTAG
- a CDS encoding Rieske (2Fe-2S) protein — MSGERIADTDAVPAESSLLFTVEDRESGEEREAVLVDTDDGIRAWFNYCQHWRDVNLDTGDGAVIRDGELVCKRHGATFECDSGECTFGPCEGAVLDELAVRRADGGVFVDDDSYAFVRLGEAESDEDDGPQSTESRIGF, encoded by the coding sequence ATGAGTGGGGAACGCATCGCCGACACCGACGCTGTTCCGGCGGAGAGTAGCCTCCTGTTCACCGTCGAGGATCGTGAGAGCGGCGAGGAGCGCGAGGCCGTGCTCGTCGACACCGACGACGGGATCAGGGCGTGGTTCAACTACTGCCAGCACTGGCGGGACGTGAACCTCGACACCGGCGACGGCGCGGTGATCCGCGACGGCGAACTGGTCTGTAAGCGCCACGGCGCCACGTTCGAGTGCGACAGCGGCGAGTGCACGTTCGGTCCCTGTGAGGGCGCGGTTCTCGACGAACTCGCGGTCCGGCGCGCCGACGGCGGCGTGTTCGTGGACGACGACAGCTACGCGTTCGTCCGACTCGGCGAGGCCGAAAGCGACGAGGACGACGGGCCCCAGTCGACGGAGTCACGGATCGGCTTCTGA